One window from the genome of Marinobacter sp. LV10R510-11A encodes:
- a CDS encoding HlyC/CorC family transporter — MDGTSLTALSIILVGLIMLSAFFSSSETGMMSLNRYRLKHMAKTGHKGAKRAQKLLQRTDQLIGIILIGNNFVNILASSIATVIAIRIWGDAGIAIATLLLTIIILIFAEVTPKTLAALFPEKIAFPASYILGPLLKILYPIVWAVNLFTGAILRILRISANDAASDHLSREELRTMVNEAGALIPAKHKDMLVSILDLEKVTVNDIMVPRNEVSGIDLDDDTDTILRQLRNSQHTRLPVFKGDINDIQGILHLRSAAKLLQQDEINKAMILQLCQEPYFVPESTPLNTQLINFQKGKRRFGIVVDEYGDVLGLATLEDILEEIVGDFTTDYAATSPDIIPQDDGTFIVDGTASVRTINKTLGWKLPTDGPKTLNGLITETLENIPDTNVCLKVDGHRVEVLQIKDNVVKAAIVHPRKRKKRTRAIA, encoded by the coding sequence TTGGACGGTACATCGCTTACTGCGCTGTCGATTATTCTCGTCGGGCTGATCATGCTATCGGCATTCTTCTCCAGCTCCGAAACCGGAATGATGTCCCTCAACCGGTATCGCCTCAAGCATATGGCGAAAACCGGTCACAAAGGCGCAAAACGAGCGCAGAAGTTGTTGCAGCGCACCGACCAACTGATCGGAATCATTCTGATTGGCAACAACTTCGTCAACATCTTGGCGTCGTCCATTGCCACCGTTATAGCCATTCGCATCTGGGGTGACGCAGGCATTGCCATTGCCACCCTGTTACTGACCATCATCATCCTGATCTTTGCCGAAGTCACACCTAAGACGCTTGCCGCCCTGTTCCCGGAAAAAATTGCTTTCCCCGCGAGCTACATACTCGGGCCGCTGCTGAAAATCCTTTATCCGATCGTTTGGGCGGTAAACCTATTTACAGGTGCCATCCTCAGGATTTTGAGAATTTCCGCAAACGATGCGGCCAGCGATCACCTCAGCCGTGAAGAACTCAGAACCATGGTAAACGAAGCGGGCGCACTGATCCCCGCAAAGCACAAGGATATGCTTGTCAGCATCCTAGATCTCGAGAAGGTAACCGTGAATGACATCATGGTGCCGCGCAATGAAGTCTCGGGTATCGACCTGGATGACGACACCGACACCATTTTGCGACAACTGAGAAACAGCCAGCACACACGATTGCCGGTATTCAAAGGGGATATCAACGATATTCAGGGCATCCTGCATCTGCGCAGTGCAGCCAAGCTACTGCAGCAGGACGAGATCAACAAAGCCATGATTCTACAACTTTGCCAGGAGCCTTACTTCGTTCCCGAGAGCACACCGCTGAACACGCAGCTCATCAACTTTCAGAAAGGAAAGCGCCGGTTCGGCATTGTGGTGGACGAATATGGCGATGTGCTCGGGCTCGCTACCCTGGAAGACATTCTCGAAGAGATTGTTGGTGATTTCACAACGGATTATGCGGCGACAAGCCCAGACATCATCCCCCAAGACGATGGCACCTTCATTGTTGATGGCACAGCCTCCGTGCGCACCATCAACAAAACCCTAGGCTGGAAACTGCCTACGGACGGCCCGAAAACCCTCAACGGCCTGATCACCGAAACCCTTGAAAACATTCCAGACACCAACGTTTGCCTGAAGGTAGACGGCCATCGGGTTGAAGTTCTTCAAATCAAAGACAACGTTGTAAAGGCTGCAATCGTGCATCCCAGAAAACGCAAAAAACGGACACGCGCCATTGCTTGA
- a CDS encoding Yip1 family protein — protein sequence MSLTHTFGLLTNPDQAWEAIRRESESVTRLYTGHVLLLALIPAVAGFYGTSQIGWQIGDGQVTRLSINSALSLSVLFYAAMLAGIFILGKFIDFFAATYDAVDQTPRGIAMAAYTATPIFLIGVIAVYPNIWVNMLAGLVAIAYAVYLLYQGLPILMRIPEDRGFMFATAILTVGLIMFVALLAISVVIWSMGIGPIYVS from the coding sequence ATGAGCTTGACACATACCTTTGGCCTTCTGACCAATCCTGACCAGGCATGGGAAGCTATCCGAAGAGAATCAGAATCCGTTACTCGCCTCTATACAGGACACGTGCTGCTTCTTGCACTAATACCTGCCGTGGCGGGCTTCTACGGAACCTCCCAGATTGGCTGGCAAATCGGTGATGGCCAGGTTACACGCCTGTCTATCAACAGCGCGCTTAGTTTGTCCGTGCTGTTTTATGCTGCCATGCTGGCCGGCATATTCATTCTCGGCAAGTTCATTGATTTCTTTGCGGCAACCTATGATGCGGTGGACCAAACGCCACGCGGCATTGCAATGGCCGCCTATACCGCCACACCTATCTTTTTGATCGGAGTTATCGCGGTTTATCCTAATATCTGGGTAAATATGCTGGCCGGGCTCGTTGCCATTGCCTACGCGGTGTACCTGCTCTACCAGGGGCTTCCCATTCTGATGAGAATTCCAGAAGATCGCGGATTTATGTTTGCCACCGCGATTCTTACGGTTGGGCTAATCATGTTTGTAGCTCTGCTTGCCATCAGTGTAGTGATCTGGAGCATGGGTATAGGCCCGATATATGTTTCCTGA
- a CDS encoding DUF1631 domain-containing protein, whose product MNKQSGIHYLREHREAGSSKPVPVEVTRIRDTVVAGLGDLLQGAFDAVDDSLFELANNARSNNEQNRYFEAMREIRIKRKGVERHFQNTVAQFFANPSHTGQLHEDSLGKQANADDLALVGNDDLEEQVALNAMITKAKAHFQGPLLQLQARFSKVYDGASDESPVNPLAPEHLCSAFTEAIQALEIQIRERLILLKQFDRYVVSNLGMLLDEANRILVQAGVIPNFRYHGKSGHQHSAAEDQPKPGNSEGSATSAEKQQDSGAASNAVFEHIHQLLARQRANAGIPSRQHDPDIRVIGGTELVGLLTSLSFNTQAGTEKNLSEGEPLTIDLRDAIQQILAQANSPDGKKPALKEIDEDLINLVSMLFEFILDDYNLSAPVQVLISRLQIPILKVVIKDKSFFSKTTHPARKLLNALARAGIGWSNSDEKTRDKLYEMIHGIVQRILSEFDGDITLFETLNEEFEEFLARENRKSSLVEQRTRESERGRIKSQKAQELVDRIIQERVARYRLPEPVYTILINGWSRVMFLAYLRDDVEHRWQASVKIVDDLIWCLHPHQEDSERDQWVRVVPSLLKSLRAGLEEVSYNASKLDGTMGQLKHELAEAFRASSSMEMTEKPPVQDEDPDEARNMAELQPEDSAIAEFMTQIDSIEIGNWVEFRLINGASFRCKLSAIIEEADCFVFVNRMGLKVIEKTRVDLAHEMRRGRMTLLEQGAFIDRALDAVVGSLRSKTA is encoded by the coding sequence ATGAACAAGCAGTCCGGCATACATTACCTCCGTGAACACAGGGAAGCAGGTAGCAGCAAACCGGTTCCTGTAGAGGTCACGCGTATCCGCGACACCGTTGTCGCCGGGTTAGGAGATCTGCTGCAGGGCGCGTTTGATGCGGTCGATGATTCGCTGTTCGAATTGGCCAACAATGCTCGCAGCAACAACGAGCAAAATCGCTATTTTGAAGCCATGCGGGAAATCCGCATCAAGCGCAAAGGCGTAGAGCGCCATTTTCAGAATACGGTTGCGCAGTTTTTTGCTAACCCTTCCCATACAGGTCAACTGCACGAAGACTCCCTGGGGAAGCAAGCAAATGCAGACGATCTCGCGCTCGTTGGCAATGATGACCTAGAAGAGCAAGTTGCTCTAAACGCCATGATCACCAAGGCCAAGGCCCATTTCCAAGGGCCGCTTTTGCAACTCCAAGCCCGCTTCAGCAAGGTCTATGACGGTGCTTCCGACGAATCACCAGTCAACCCCCTGGCGCCAGAACACCTTTGCAGCGCTTTCACTGAAGCCATTCAAGCGCTGGAAATCCAGATCCGTGAGCGATTAATCCTGCTCAAGCAGTTTGACCGCTACGTTGTGTCCAATCTGGGTATGCTGTTGGATGAAGCAAACAGAATTCTCGTTCAGGCGGGCGTTATCCCCAATTTCCGCTATCACGGGAAAAGCGGCCACCAACACAGTGCTGCGGAAGATCAACCGAAACCCGGGAACTCAGAAGGCTCCGCTACATCCGCTGAAAAGCAGCAGGACAGCGGTGCTGCCAGCAACGCCGTATTTGAGCATATCCATCAGTTACTGGCCCGCCAAAGAGCCAATGCCGGCATACCGTCACGACAGCATGATCCCGACATTCGGGTTATTGGGGGCACTGAGCTAGTAGGCTTGCTGACCTCACTGTCATTCAACACTCAAGCTGGCACGGAAAAAAACCTCAGCGAAGGTGAGCCGCTTACCATTGATCTGCGCGACGCGATTCAACAAATTTTGGCCCAGGCCAACAGCCCCGACGGCAAAAAGCCAGCACTTAAGGAAATAGACGAGGATCTGATAAACCTTGTATCTATGCTTTTTGAATTCATTCTTGATGACTACAATTTGTCTGCCCCGGTCCAGGTGCTGATCAGCCGATTACAGATACCCATACTGAAAGTTGTCATCAAGGATAAGAGCTTTTTCAGCAAGACCACGCATCCGGCGCGTAAGCTGCTCAACGCCCTTGCCCGAGCCGGCATCGGCTGGAGCAACAGCGACGAGAAAACCCGGGACAAGCTGTACGAGATGATTCACGGCATTGTGCAGAGAATCCTCAGTGAGTTTGACGGCGACATAACCTTGTTTGAAACGCTGAACGAGGAGTTTGAAGAGTTTCTTGCCCGGGAGAACCGCAAATCTTCTCTGGTGGAGCAGCGTACCCGTGAATCTGAACGTGGCCGCATAAAATCTCAGAAAGCCCAAGAACTGGTCGATCGAATCATACAGGAGCGAGTGGCTCGTTACCGGCTTCCAGAGCCTGTATATACCATTCTGATCAACGGCTGGAGCCGGGTCATGTTTCTAGCCTACCTCCGGGACGATGTTGAGCATCGCTGGCAGGCGAGCGTAAAAATTGTCGATGATCTAATCTGGTGCCTCCACCCGCACCAGGAAGATTCCGAAAGAGATCAGTGGGTTCGCGTTGTTCCCAGCCTGCTCAAATCACTGCGCGCAGGGCTGGAAGAAGTTTCGTACAATGCCTCAAAGCTCGACGGCACCATGGGGCAGCTTAAACACGAACTGGCTGAAGCCTTCCGAGCCAGCTCCAGCATGGAAATGACTGAAAAGCCGCCGGTTCAAGATGAAGACCCAGATGAAGCCAGAAACATGGCAGAGCTTCAGCCTGAAGATTCTGCTATTGCCGAGTTCATGACACAGATTGACAGCATCGAGATAGGTAACTGGGTTGAGTTCCGGCTGATTAATGGTGCAAGCTTCCGGTGCAAGCTTTCCGCAATCATTGAAGAAGCAGACTGCTTCGTCTTTGTGAACCGCATGGGCCTAAAGGTCATCGAAAAGACCCGAGTGGATCTCGCCCATGAAATGCGGCGTGGCAGAATGACACTGCTTGAGCAAGGGGCATTCATTGACCGGGCACTGGATGCCGTGGTCGGCTCTCTGCGCAGCAAAACTGCCTGA
- a CDS encoding energy transducer TonB, producing the protein MLEHGSNNSLPATYRIALALSTAFLIHTLLLSGVPSIVKDPPVRHRQQLNLELVATKSNSKTPTAYTPESAEKSVSRNPPFEVTPDNSVSQPVEPVLSTSHSKQKTVYSKGSQAPATKQTSDLAKPATPSHPSSSPSTSGARSQVAEKDSSQEPTQITQSPTEQDPYLIKLAMHLATQLETLRIPAIKELTGSSTMELELQLLENGALTRVRVITSTGIEQIDSAAYRAALSASPYPEPPLDQGGESHFEVKLVFAPSRL; encoded by the coding sequence ATGCTGGAGCATGGCAGCAACAATAGCCTTCCGGCGACGTATCGGATCGCCCTCGCCTTATCAACCGCTTTCCTAATTCATACGCTGTTGCTGTCGGGCGTTCCTTCCATTGTGAAGGATCCCCCCGTTCGACACCGCCAGCAATTAAACCTAGAGCTGGTCGCGACAAAGAGTAACTCTAAGACACCAACCGCCTACACACCAGAGTCGGCTGAAAAAAGCGTCAGTCGCAACCCACCATTTGAGGTAACGCCAGACAACAGCGTTTCCCAGCCGGTAGAGCCCGTGCTTTCGACAAGCCACTCGAAACAAAAAACGGTATACAGCAAAGGCTCACAAGCCCCGGCAACAAAGCAAACGTCGGATCTGGCCAAGCCTGCAACGCCTTCACACCCTTCCAGTTCGCCATCAACATCAGGAGCCCGCTCACAGGTTGCGGAGAAAGACAGCTCGCAGGAGCCCACCCAAATTACCCAGTCACCCACCGAGCAGGATCCCTACCTGATCAAACTGGCCATGCATCTGGCCACTCAGCTAGAAACGCTACGGATACCGGCAATCAAAGAACTTACGGGCTCAAGCACCATGGAACTGGAGCTTCAACTACTAGAGAATGGTGCACTTACTAGGGTGAGAGTGATCACATCGACAGGCATTGAACAGATAGATAGCGCAGCCTACCGGGCCGCGCTATCAGCCAGCCCCTACCCGGAGCCACCGCTAGATCAGGGCGGCGAAAGCCACTTCGAAGTAAAGCTGGTGTTCGCTCCGTCGCGGCTTTAA
- the grxD gene encoding Grx4 family monothiol glutaredoxin produces the protein MDINETIKSQLSENAIILYMKGSPQAPQCGFSSKTSQALMACGERFAFVNILDNQELREGLKIYSSWPTYPQLYVSGELVGGCDIIMEMSENGELATLLKEATKQAEA, from the coding sequence ATGGACATTAACGAAACCATTAAATCCCAGCTCTCAGAAAACGCGATTATCCTGTATATGAAGGGATCACCCCAAGCCCCGCAGTGTGGCTTTTCATCTAAAACATCACAGGCCCTGATGGCATGCGGCGAGCGTTTTGCATTTGTGAACATTCTTGATAACCAAGAACTTCGCGAAGGCCTAAAAATTTACTCTAGCTGGCCGACTTACCCGCAGCTTTACGTTAGCGGTGAGCTAGTTGGTGGCTGTGACATCATTATGGAAATGTCCGAAAACGGTGAGCTAGCCACGTTGTTAAAAGAGGCGACCAAGCAAGCTGAAGCCTAA
- the argF gene encoding ornithine carbamoyltransferase: protein MAARHFLTLNDMTTTELESLVDHGTKLRNEWRQGKVRDSLKNRVMAMIFDKSSTRTRVSFEAGMTQLGGSAMFLSSRDTQLDRGEPIEDSAIVISSMVDAVMIRTYAHETVEKFARASRAPVINALTDDFHPCQLLADMQTYREHRGSIRGATVAWIGDGNNMCHSYINAATQFDFHLNIATPQGYEPDLELVEAHSDRVTLMREPAEAARNANLLVTDVWASMGQEDEQKAREKAFSNYQINPTLMDIAATDALLMHCLPAHRGEEISADMIDHPGSVIWDEAENRLHAQKALLEFLILNRLD from the coding sequence ATGGCAGCAAGGCATTTTCTGACATTGAATGACATGACCACGACCGAGCTGGAGAGTCTGGTCGATCATGGCACCAAGCTCCGAAACGAATGGCGCCAGGGCAAGGTCAGAGACTCACTGAAAAATCGCGTGATGGCGATGATTTTTGATAAGTCCTCTACCCGCACCCGGGTTTCTTTCGAAGCCGGCATGACCCAGCTAGGCGGCTCTGCCATGTTTCTTTCTTCAAGGGACACACAGCTTGATCGCGGAGAGCCCATAGAAGACTCCGCCATTGTAATCTCCAGCATGGTGGATGCTGTAATGATCCGCACCTATGCTCATGAAACAGTCGAAAAGTTTGCAAGGGCTTCGCGGGCACCTGTTATCAATGCCCTGACGGATGATTTCCACCCTTGCCAGTTGCTGGCCGACATGCAGACCTATCGCGAACATCGCGGCAGTATACGAGGTGCTACGGTGGCCTGGATCGGTGATGGCAACAACATGTGCCACTCCTATATCAATGCTGCTACACAGTTCGATTTCCACCTGAACATAGCAACGCCCCAAGGTTACGAGCCAGACCTGGAGCTGGTAGAGGCCCATAGCGACCGTGTAACCCTCATGCGAGAGCCCGCAGAAGCGGCCCGCAATGCAAATCTGCTGGTAACGGATGTATGGGCTTCTATGGGCCAAGAAGACGAACAAAAAGCCCGCGAAAAAGCGTTCAGCAACTACCAGATCAATCCGACGCTGATGGATATCGCAGCAACAGACGCACTACTCATGCACTGCCTGCCCGCCCACCGTGGCGAGGAAATCTCGGCAGATATGATAGATCACCCAGGCTCCGTAATCTGGGACGAGGCCGAAAACCGGCTCCACGCCCAGAAAGCTTTGCTGGAATTCCTGATCCTGAACCGCCTGGACTAA
- a CDS encoding ABC transporter ATP-binding protein, producing MSTPETTAHNWLLEVNNLVCGYGGDAVVKDVSFALRHGDIGCLLGPSGCGKSTILRALAGFLPLTGGEICLESRQISLAGRTLAPEKRRIGMVFQDYALFPHLSIADNVGFGLRGLNKTEKRNKVMELLHVVHLQDLADNYPHELSGGQQQRVALARALAPEPTLILLDEPFSNLDADLRRRLSLDVREILKTLGISAILVTHDQQEAFAMCDQVAVLQSGRIQQWDVPYNLYHEPVNRFVASFVGQGGFVPGTAVGPDIIESELGIIHGNRAYKWPAGTLVDVLIRPDDIVYDADSDLRPKVVEKTFAGTSTLYRFRVSESTEFETLFRSHLDFHLGETVPVRVEADHLIAFERNS from the coding sequence ATGAGCACGCCGGAAACGACCGCCCACAACTGGTTGCTAGAGGTAAACAACCTAGTCTGTGGCTATGGCGGAGACGCCGTTGTAAAAGATGTCAGCTTCGCGCTCAGACACGGAGATATCGGTTGCCTGCTCGGGCCTAGCGGTTGCGGAAAGAGCACCATCTTGAGGGCGCTGGCGGGATTTCTCCCGCTGACCGGAGGTGAAATATGCCTGGAGTCTCGGCAAATCAGCCTCGCTGGCCGCACACTGGCGCCAGAGAAACGCCGCATCGGTATGGTTTTTCAGGACTATGCCCTGTTTCCACACCTAAGTATTGCCGATAACGTGGGCTTCGGATTGCGTGGGCTGAACAAAACCGAGAAACGCAACAAAGTCATGGAGCTGCTTCACGTTGTTCACCTGCAGGATCTGGCGGACAATTATCCGCACGAACTTTCGGGTGGTCAGCAACAACGGGTTGCACTGGCACGGGCACTTGCCCCCGAGCCAACGCTGATTTTGCTCGACGAGCCGTTCTCCAACCTGGACGCCGATCTGCGCCGCAGGCTCAGCCTCGACGTTCGTGAGATTCTGAAAACCCTTGGCATCAGCGCTATTTTGGTGACTCACGACCAGCAGGAAGCCTTCGCCATGTGCGACCAAGTGGCCGTACTGCAGAGCGGTAGAATCCAGCAATGGGATGTGCCATACAATCTGTACCACGAGCCTGTGAACCGTTTTGTGGCAAGCTTTGTAGGGCAAGGTGGGTTTGTTCCGGGCACGGCCGTGGGGCCAGACATTATAGAATCTGAACTGGGCATCATTCACGGAAACCGGGCCTACAAATGGCCCGCTGGCACGCTAGTAGACGTGCTTATCCGCCCTGATGATATTGTTTACGATGCGGATTCAGACTTGCGCCCAAAAGTGGTGGAGAAGACCTTTGCAGGCACCTCAACGCTCTATCGTTTTCGCGTTTCTGAAAGCACGGAGTTTGAGACGCTGTTTCGCAGCCACCTGGACTTCCACCTGGGCGAGACAGTGCCGGTAAGGGTCGAAGCCGACCACCTTATTGCGTTTGAGCGCAACAGCTGA
- a CDS encoding ATP-binding protein produces the protein MPLKFFLKLYARLASLTALVILLCIVLFFGINSVRSQFWNERFSEPLMRWLASSPSPGQQYHWLAFQYDFGVASAGELSLSPVIRERLGYGQVVAVESSLGYRFLVTGFHGEALQLRATQPYRDIAVASAQILRVHLDAADPSERKQAVDRLTEGLNVGVLRVQGPAALPDDEVLERVYTQGAAFYRVNGEGRVLVQLSDGELIQVTLPAPFSPWAWPVILLLLVVSGSVLALALVLVLRSLDSKLRKVESVAVRIARGEMGARVEAGEGTVVSRLAAAFNGMAEHIQRLVNVQREMIHAVSHELRTPVARIRFGVQMIEDCQGQEALQKQLDGIDGDIQELDELIDEILTYARLEQGGPVFSLEEASVTNIVRQVVGEQQLVRPALSILGEIDEATEHMELADVEPRYIHRAIQNLVGNAGRYAAGKVLVRCHIDEDHCRVDVEDDGPGVPEDEWEKVFTAFSRLDDSRTRTSGGYGLGLSIVRRILYWHNGQAFVSRSDSLGGARFSLVWPRKKPLEPDL, from the coding sequence ATGCCCCTGAAGTTTTTCCTCAAGCTATACGCCCGTCTTGCCAGCCTTACAGCGTTGGTAATACTGCTTTGCATTGTTCTGTTTTTTGGTATCAATTCCGTACGTTCACAATTCTGGAATGAGCGCTTTTCCGAGCCGCTGATGCGCTGGCTAGCGTCTTCACCTTCACCAGGGCAGCAGTACCACTGGCTAGCCTTCCAGTACGATTTCGGTGTTGCAAGTGCCGGGGAACTGTCGCTTTCTCCGGTTATTCGGGAGCGCCTAGGTTATGGCCAGGTGGTGGCGGTTGAAAGCAGCCTGGGTTACCGCTTTCTGGTAACGGGGTTTCACGGCGAAGCTCTGCAACTGAGGGCGACTCAGCCCTATCGTGATATTGCTGTTGCCTCCGCACAGATCTTACGTGTGCACCTAGATGCTGCTGATCCAAGTGAGCGTAAACAAGCGGTCGACCGGCTTACAGAAGGTTTGAACGTTGGTGTTCTAAGAGTACAGGGCCCGGCAGCACTGCCGGATGATGAGGTTCTGGAACGGGTTTACACCCAGGGCGCAGCCTTTTACCGGGTTAACGGAGAGGGGCGAGTGCTTGTGCAGTTATCAGACGGTGAACTGATTCAGGTTACTTTACCGGCGCCGTTTAGTCCGTGGGCATGGCCGGTCATCCTATTGTTACTGGTGGTGTCGGGCAGTGTTTTGGCTCTGGCGCTTGTTTTGGTGCTCCGAAGCCTGGATAGCAAGCTGCGTAAAGTTGAATCCGTGGCTGTGCGCATTGCCCGGGGGGAAATGGGTGCCCGTGTAGAGGCCGGCGAAGGCACTGTTGTCTCCCGGTTGGCAGCGGCGTTTAATGGGATGGCTGAACACATACAGCGTCTCGTGAACGTTCAGCGCGAAATGATTCATGCGGTTTCCCACGAATTGAGAACGCCGGTTGCTCGTATTCGCTTTGGCGTACAGATGATTGAAGACTGTCAGGGTCAGGAAGCCCTGCAGAAACAGCTTGATGGTATTGACGGCGATATTCAGGAATTGGACGAACTGATTGATGAGATCCTGACCTATGCGCGACTGGAGCAGGGCGGCCCTGTTTTCTCCCTTGAAGAAGCATCCGTCACTAACATAGTGAGACAGGTTGTTGGAGAGCAGCAACTTGTTCGTCCGGCTTTGAGTATTCTGGGTGAAATAGACGAGGCCACTGAGCACATGGAGTTAGCTGATGTGGAGCCGCGCTATATTCACCGGGCTATCCAGAATCTTGTGGGGAATGCTGGGCGTTATGCGGCTGGCAAGGTGCTTGTCCGTTGCCATATTGATGAAGATCACTGCCGTGTTGATGTGGAGGACGATGGCCCGGGCGTTCCGGAAGACGAGTGGGAGAAGGTGTTCACTGCGTTTTCCCGGCTCGATGACAGCCGCACCCGCACCTCCGGCGGGTATGGGCTCGGCCTCTCTATCGTGCGACGTATTCTTTATTGGCATAACGGGCAGGCCTTTGTGAGCCGAAGTGATAGCCTTGGTGGCGCGCGCTTCAGTTTGGTTTGGCCGCGCAAGAAGCCACTGGAGCCGGATTTATGA
- a CDS encoding response regulator: MDRVELTNESWRILIVEDDERLAELTREYLESNGLAVSVETHGSPAVERIRTEQPDLVVLDLMLPGEDGLSICRRVRPFYSGSIIMLTARTDDLDQVLGLEMGADDYISKPVKPRVLLARIRAMLRRITENAQKNADEANGEEPSRLQFNDLVVDRSMREAWLSEQSIDLTSAEFDLLWLLVSNAGRVLSREEIFTALRGIEYDGQDRSIDVRVSRIRPKIGDDPVHPRRIKTVRSKGYLFVKET, from the coding sequence ATGGACCGCGTGGAACTGACAAACGAAAGTTGGCGAATTCTTATTGTCGAAGATGATGAGCGGCTGGCCGAGCTGACTCGAGAATATCTCGAGAGCAACGGCTTAGCTGTATCAGTCGAAACACATGGGAGCCCTGCGGTAGAGCGGATCCGTACCGAACAGCCTGATCTTGTCGTGCTGGATTTGATGTTGCCTGGGGAAGATGGGCTTTCTATTTGTCGCCGTGTGCGACCGTTTTATTCCGGTTCTATCATTATGCTTACTGCGCGCACTGACGATTTGGATCAAGTGCTTGGTCTTGAAATGGGAGCAGATGACTACATCAGCAAGCCCGTCAAGCCTCGTGTGCTGCTGGCACGCATTCGAGCCATGCTGCGCCGTATTACGGAAAATGCGCAAAAGAATGCAGATGAAGCAAATGGCGAAGAGCCTTCGCGCCTGCAGTTCAACGATCTGGTGGTAGATCGCTCCATGCGTGAAGCTTGGCTTAGCGAACAAAGCATCGACCTTACCAGCGCCGAGTTCGATCTGCTCTGGTTGCTGGTAAGCAATGCCGGCCGGGTATTAAGCCGAGAAGAGATTTTCACCGCCTTGCGGGGCATAGAGTACGACGGCCAAGACAGATCCATTGACGTTCGGGTCTCCCGGATTCGCCCCAAAATCGGCGACGATCCTGTTCACCCCCGCAGAATTAAAACCGTTAGAAGTAAAGGTTATCTGTTTGTGAAAGAAACCTGA
- a CDS encoding FKBP-type peptidyl-prolyl cis-trans isomerase yields the protein MQASQEKPDIFTVHYVLKNKIGELVDTSEGSEPLHFLYGSPDVIKGIQEAVKDRNAGDCLEVTVPPTMAYGEHKAELVRKVPRSMFEGVENLKVGMKFQTNTGDNAQVVKVMGMDGNLIRIDANHPLAGFTLYFDLEIIERREATDEEIDQGWPLF from the coding sequence ATGCAAGCTTCTCAAGAAAAACCTGACATTTTTACGGTTCACTACGTACTGAAGAATAAGATCGGCGAGCTGGTTGATACTTCAGAGGGCAGTGAGCCTCTGCATTTTCTATACGGTAGCCCCGATGTTATCAAAGGCATCCAGGAGGCGGTGAAAGATCGCAATGCTGGAGATTGTCTGGAAGTGACTGTGCCACCCACCATGGCTTACGGTGAACACAAGGCAGAGCTGGTTCGAAAGGTTCCCCGCTCAATGTTCGAAGGCGTGGAAAACCTGAAGGTTGGCATGAAATTCCAGACCAATACCGGCGACAACGCACAGGTTGTTAAGGTGATGGGCATGGATGGAAATCTCATCAGAATAGATGCCAACCACCCATTGGCCGGTTTTACTCTGTATTTTGATCTGGAAATCATCGAGCGCCGTGAAGCAACGGATGAGGAAATTGATCAGGGCTGGCCGTTATTCTAA